The proteins below come from a single Dermatophilaceae bacterium Soc4.6 genomic window:
- a CDS encoding MMPL family transporter — MLDVPPTRLARLGAASARHPWRFVVVWLLLTLAAFAVAVGGVSGQSLFERLNTGAPSAPGEATRAADILRELDPQLQSLTLQVDGADLAATAAVTAATTATRALAATPGVTSVRSPLLVPGGVTSPAAATLLADGRPTSRGFVTVVALSPSVDTGVDTGGDTLIRERMRAVAAPFAGATARVSGTQDLITAVTSQIEKDLRFGEGIALPLSFLVMFVVFGGFVAAGMPVAGAVVSIGGALASLWVFSHVIDLDASVVNVVTLLGLGLSIDYGLLTVSRYREELTAITADKVARGQGTRRLRFTDDDIVTATARTVATAGRTVLFSGLTVAIALSGLLTFDAQIMRAIGSAGVSVVLVALVVDLTLLPALCALGARRLAGRRRGVEASGDTGVFSRLAHGVQRRPVIVSVASVAVLLALAAPALSMRLTGSTTQLLPVGNPARVFFDDLDRGYPAFRSPDLTVVAHAPITEAEAYARTTVSRIKGVTGATARALSPTLTAVSVAVSDGPTGPLTDGVITSLRDNRPAFTTEVTGRQAGQRDFLTAMRAGAPYAIALVVLGTFVLLFLMTGSLVLPLKALLLNVVSLGAALGSVVLVFQDGHLEGILQFTSVGAVESVIPFLAIAFGFGLSMDYEVFLLARVAELYRAGHPNNESVSLGLQRSGRIITSAALLVIIVFGGFVAGQLLVIKEIGFALVVAVALDATLVRMLLVPATMTLLGRWNWWAPAPLARWHARHGITE, encoded by the coding sequence GTGCTCGACGTCCCGCCGACCCGTCTGGCCCGGCTGGGTGCCGCCTCGGCCAGGCACCCGTGGCGCTTCGTCGTCGTCTGGCTGCTGCTCACGCTCGCGGCCTTCGCCGTCGCGGTGGGCGGGGTGAGCGGCCAGTCCCTCTTCGAGCGGCTCAACACCGGCGCCCCCTCCGCGCCCGGAGAGGCGACGCGCGCCGCGGACATCCTGCGAGAGCTCGACCCGCAGCTGCAGTCGCTCACCCTGCAGGTCGACGGGGCCGACCTCGCCGCGACCGCGGCCGTCACCGCCGCCACCACGGCGACCCGCGCGCTAGCCGCGACCCCCGGCGTCACCTCGGTGAGGTCGCCCCTGCTCGTGCCCGGCGGTGTGACCTCGCCGGCCGCAGCGACCCTGCTCGCGGACGGCCGTCCGACGAGCCGGGGCTTCGTCACCGTGGTCGCGTTGTCGCCCTCGGTCGACACGGGCGTCGACACCGGTGGCGACACCCTCATCCGAGAGCGCATGAGAGCCGTCGCCGCGCCGTTCGCCGGCGCGACGGCCAGGGTGAGCGGCACCCAGGACCTCATCACCGCCGTCACGTCGCAGATCGAGAAGGACCTGAGATTCGGCGAGGGCATCGCCCTGCCGCTGTCGTTCCTCGTGATGTTCGTCGTCTTCGGCGGCTTCGTGGCCGCCGGCATGCCGGTCGCCGGGGCGGTCGTCTCGATCGGTGGGGCCCTCGCGTCCCTGTGGGTCTTCTCCCACGTGATCGACCTCGACGCCAGCGTGGTCAACGTCGTCACCCTGCTCGGTCTGGGCCTGTCGATCGACTACGGCCTCCTCACGGTCAGCCGCTACCGCGAGGAGCTGACCGCGATCACTGCCGACAAGGTCGCCCGGGGCCAGGGCACCCGGCGTCTGCGCTTCACCGACGACGACATCGTCACGGCGACCGCGCGCACCGTGGCCACGGCCGGTCGCACCGTCCTGTTCTCCGGGCTCACCGTCGCCATCGCCCTCAGCGGGCTGCTCACCTTCGACGCCCAGATCATGCGCGCCATCGGGTCGGCCGGTGTCTCCGTGGTCCTGGTCGCGCTCGTGGTCGACCTGACGCTGCTCCCGGCGCTGTGCGCGCTCGGGGCCCGACGCCTGGCCGGCCGTCGTCGGGGCGTCGAGGCCTCCGGTGACACCGGGGTGTTCTCCCGCCTGGCCCATGGTGTGCAGCGCCGACCCGTCATCGTCTCCGTCGCCTCGGTCGCCGTGCTGCTGGCTCTCGCCGCACCGGCGCTGTCGATGCGGCTCACCGGCTCCACCACCCAGCTGCTGCCGGTGGGCAACCCGGCGCGCGTCTTCTTCGACGACCTCGACCGGGGCTACCCGGCCTTCCGCTCCCCCGACCTCACCGTGGTGGCCCACGCCCCGATCACCGAGGCCGAGGCCTATGCGCGCACCACCGTCAGCCGCATCAAGGGCGTGACCGGAGCCACCGCACGGGCGCTGTCACCGACGCTGACCGCGGTCTCGGTGGCCGTCTCCGACGGCCCCACCGGGCCCCTGACCGACGGCGTCATCACGAGCCTGCGCGACAACCGGCCGGCCTTCACGACCGAGGTGACCGGTCGTCAGGCGGGGCAGCGTGACTTCCTCACGGCGATGCGCGCGGGGGCTCCGTACGCCATCGCCCTGGTGGTGCTCGGCACCTTCGTGCTGCTCTTCCTCATGACCGGGTCGCTGGTGCTGCCCCTCAAGGCGCTGCTGCTCAACGTCGTCTCGTTGGGGGCCGCGCTCGGCTCGGTGGTGCTCGTCTTCCAGGACGGGCACCTCGAGGGCATCCTGCAGTTCACGTCGGTCGGGGCCGTGGAGTCGGTCATCCCGTTCCTGGCCATCGCGTTCGGCTTCGGGCTGTCGATGGACTACGAGGTGTTCCTGCTCGCCCGCGTGGCCGAGCTCTACCGGGCGGGCCACCCCAACAACGAGAGCGTGTCACTCGGGCTCCAGCGATCGGGACGCATCATCACGTCGGCAGCCCTGCTGGTCATCATCGTCTTCGGCGGGTTCGTGGCCGGGCAGCTGTTGGTCATCAAGGAGATCGGCTTCGCCCTCGTCGTCGCCGTCGCTCTCGACGCGACCCTCGTGCGGATGCTGCTCGTGCCGGCGACGATGACCCTGCTCGGCCGCTGGAACTGGTGGGCCCCGGCGCCCCTCGCACGCTGGCACGCGAGGCACGGCATCACCGAGTGA
- a CDS encoding replication-associated recombination protein A, whose amino-acid sequence MSDDAATGGAPDLFAVSRAADEHDRPDPSSPVAPPLAVRMRPRTLDEVRGQRSVLRRGSPLRRLIEGSGGSAGPLSAIIWGPPGTGKTTLAHLVATSAERRFVELSAVTAGVKDVRVVLEQAARDRDLYRRQTVLFLDEIHRFTKAQQDALLPGVENRTVILVAATTENPSFSIIAPLLSRSVLVTLESLADDEVADLLGAALVDERGLAGAHTLTEDARDHLVRLAGGDARRALTSLEAGAGVALDAHPPSAPPEGGRGPVEITLAHVEQAVAQAAVRYDRAGDQHYDVASALIKSMRGSDVDAALHYLARMLEAGEDPRFIARRIVISASEDVGMADPTALQTAVAAMHAVAQIGMPEARIILGQAVVHNALAPKSNAAYLGINAAIADVRAGRGGPVPAHLRGSGYAGAARLGHGDGYVYSHDEPDAVAAQQYLPDDLAASEPAVEYYRPTGRGFEERLAARTVWLKDRLRRR is encoded by the coding sequence ATGAGTGACGACGCCGCCACGGGCGGGGCACCCGACCTCTTCGCGGTGTCACGCGCTGCGGACGAGCACGACCGTCCCGACCCCTCGAGCCCGGTGGCCCCACCTCTGGCCGTCCGGATGCGTCCTCGCACCCTCGACGAGGTGCGTGGCCAGCGATCGGTGCTGCGCCGGGGCAGCCCGCTGCGCCGGCTGATCGAGGGCAGCGGCGGCAGCGCCGGCCCGCTCTCGGCGATCATCTGGGGGCCGCCCGGCACCGGGAAGACCACGCTGGCCCACCTGGTCGCCACCTCGGCCGAGCGTCGGTTCGTCGAGCTCTCGGCGGTGACGGCCGGGGTAAAGGACGTGCGGGTCGTGCTCGAGCAGGCCGCGAGGGACCGCGACCTCTACCGGCGTCAGACCGTGCTGTTCCTCGACGAGATCCACCGCTTCACCAAGGCCCAGCAGGATGCCCTGCTGCCCGGCGTGGAGAACCGCACCGTCATCCTCGTGGCGGCGACCACCGAGAACCCGTCCTTCAGCATCATCGCGCCGCTGCTGTCGCGCTCGGTGCTGGTCACGCTCGAGTCGCTGGCCGACGACGAGGTGGCCGACCTGCTCGGGGCCGCCCTCGTGGACGAGCGCGGGCTGGCCGGGGCGCACACCCTGACCGAGGACGCGCGCGACCACCTGGTGCGGCTGGCGGGCGGTGACGCCCGCCGGGCGCTGACCTCGCTCGAGGCGGGTGCGGGGGTGGCCCTCGACGCCCACCCACCGAGCGCGCCGCCGGAGGGGGGCCGCGGCCCGGTGGAGATCACCCTGGCCCACGTCGAGCAGGCCGTGGCCCAGGCCGCGGTCCGCTACGACCGTGCAGGCGACCAGCACTACGACGTCGCGTCGGCCCTGATCAAGTCGATGCGCGGCAGCGACGTCGACGCAGCCCTGCACTACCTCGCGCGCATGCTGGAGGCCGGGGAGGACCCGCGCTTCATCGCCCGGCGCATCGTCATCTCGGCCAGCGAGGACGTCGGGATGGCCGACCCCACCGCGCTGCAAACGGCGGTGGCCGCCATGCACGCCGTCGCGCAGATCGGGATGCCCGAGGCCCGGATCATCCTGGGGCAGGCGGTCGTGCACAACGCGCTGGCGCCCAAGTCCAACGCCGCCTACCTCGGCATCAACGCGGCGATCGCCGATGTGCGGGCCGGCCGCGGCGGCCCTGTGCCCGCGCACCTGCGGGGGAGCGGATATGCCGGTGCGGCCCGTCTGGGGCACGGGGACGGCTACGTCTACTCCCACGACGAGCCCGACGCGGTGGCGGCGCAGCAGTATCTCCCGGACGACCTGGCCGCCTCCGAGCCCGCAGTGGAGTACTACCGCCCGACCGGTCGGGGGTTCGAGGAGCGACTGGCGGCCAGAACGGTCTGGTTGAAGGATCGGCTTCGGCGGCGCTAG